A genomic region of Pseudopipra pipra isolate bDixPip1 chromosome W, bDixPip1.hap1, whole genome shotgun sequence contains the following coding sequences:
- the LOC135406367 gene encoding olfactory receptor 14J1-like: MTPTTICKPLHYGTLLGSRACAHMAAAAWATGFLTALLHTANTFSLPLCQGNALGQFFCEIPPILKLSCSHSGYLRETGLIGVTACLVFGCFIFIVFSYVQIFRAVLRIPSEQGRHKAFSTCLPHLAVVSLFVSTGTFAYLKPPSISSPSLDLALSVLYSVVPQAVNPFIYSLRNQELKDSIRKMMTGCFSGAIKCQFLVCSIQKGTP; this comes from the exons ATGACTCCTACCA ccatctgcaaacccctgcactatgggaccctcctgggcagcagagcttgtgcccacatggcagcagctgcctgggccactggctttctcactgctctgctgcacacagccaatacattttccctgcccctgtgccagggcaatgccctgggccagttcttctgtgaaattccccccatcctcaagctctcctgctcacactcaggctacctcagggaaactgggctcattggggttactgcctgtttagtgtttggttgtttcattttcattgttttctcctatgtgcagatcttcagggctgtgctgaggatcccctctgagcagggacggcacaaagccttttccacgtgcctccctcacctggccgtggtctccctgtttgtcagcactggcacatttgcctacctgaagcccccctccatctcctccccatccctggatctggccctgtcagttctgtactcagtggtgcctcAAGCagtgaaccccttcatctacagcctcaggaaccaggagctcaaggattccataagaaaaatgatgactggatgcttttcaggagcaataaagtgtcagtttctggtgtgtagcattcagaaggggactccttaa